One Spiroplasma endosymbiont of Dioctria linearis DNA segment encodes these proteins:
- the gatC gene encoding Asp-tRNA(Asn)/Glu-tRNA(Gln) amidotransferase subunit GatC, translated as MTINLELLKELQDDAMLDLSEKELQNILKYENSILKKFEKVLLVNTDNVEELHYPFEIFIKDLREDDETKSLSKDEILKNAPSTFEDFITVVKVVK; from the coding sequence ATGACAATTAATTTAGAATTATTAAAAGAGCTTCAAGATGATGCTATGTTAGATTTATCAGAAAAAGAATTACAAAATATTTTAAAATATGAAAATAGTATATTAAAAAAATTTGAAAAAGTTTTACTAGTTAATACTGATAATGTTGAAGAACTTCATTATCCCTTTGAAATTTTTATAAAGGACTTGAGAGAAGATGATGAAACAAAATCTTTATCGAAAGATGAAATTCTTAAAAATGCTCCTAGTACTTTTGAAGATTTCATAACAGTTGTAAAGGTGGTTAAATAA